In Neisseria animalis, a single window of DNA contains:
- a CDS encoding molybdenum cofactor guanylyltransferase has protein sequence MKIYALILSGGQGKRVGGTDKGLLPLRGKPLIDHVIGRIRQQVDHIAISANRNLEAYAERSPHVFADARQWQHLGPLAALCTAANDLQLAKADWLLIVSCDMPELPPDLVARFLEMARRTPLCNAFYVETPVRPQYSIMFIRPQILQSAIPYLYSGMRTLRGWLQQQRARVVHFDSDGDFVNYNTPEELQQSE, from the coding sequence ATGAAAATTTACGCCTTGATACTTTCGGGCGGGCAGGGCAAGCGGGTTGGCGGTACGGATAAAGGACTGCTGCCCCTGCGCGGCAAACCCTTAATCGATCATGTTATCGGGCGTATCAGGCAGCAGGTAGACCACATTGCCATCAGCGCAAACCGTAATTTGGAAGCCTATGCCGAGCGCAGCCCGCATGTTTTCGCCGATGCGCGGCAATGGCAGCACTTGGGGCCGCTGGCGGCGTTGTGTACCGCTGCCAATGATTTGCAACTGGCTAAGGCGGATTGGCTGCTGATTGTATCGTGCGATATGCCGGAACTGCCGCCCGATTTGGTGGCACGTTTTTTGGAAATGGCACGCCGCACGCCGCTGTGTAATGCGTTTTATGTGGAAACGCCCGTGCGCCCGCAATACAGCATCATGTTTATCCGTCCGCAGATTTTGCAGAGTGCCATTCCCTATCTCTATTCGGGTATGCGGACTTTGCGCGGCTGGTTGCAGCAGCAGCGCGCCCGCGTGGTACATTTCGATTCGGACGGAGATTTTGTCAACTACAATACGCCGGAAGAATTGCAACAAAGCGAATAG
- a CDS encoding NAD(P)H-hydrate dehydratase, whose protein sequence is MTFFSPSYCPNSESRHLQTALQFPDVFKPRQEESHKGTFGTLAVIGGTSGMSGAVVLAATAAMYTGCGKTWAAFNQPQLPFAVIPERPEVMLATAETLIRRNDIDAYVVGCGLGLDTQTEHLLSALLTAARGKPLLLDADALTLLAKPSAIRQQAAEHGKLILTPHPSEAARLLGISTEAVQSGREHAVQTISHTFNAVTVLKGSRSLVAAPEQPLYTNTSGNAGLATAGSGDVLSGIIGSLLAQGIPLLQAAQAGVWLHGAAADLLRDNGIGEAGMLAGEIAPAARWLRNRLIHSSI, encoded by the coding sequence ATGACCTTCTTTTCTCCATCTTATTGTCCAAACAGCGAAAGCCGCCATTTGCAGACGGCCTTACAGTTTCCCGACGTGTTCAAACCGCGCCAAGAAGAAAGCCACAAAGGAACATTCGGCACACTGGCAGTTATCGGCGGCACATCAGGCATGAGCGGAGCCGTCGTATTGGCTGCTACGGCGGCAATGTACACCGGCTGCGGCAAAACATGGGCGGCATTCAACCAGCCGCAATTGCCGTTTGCCGTGATTCCCGAACGCCCCGAAGTAATGCTGGCCACCGCCGAAACCTTGATACGGCGCAACGACATTGATGCCTATGTCGTCGGCTGCGGCTTGGGTTTGGACACTCAGACCGAACATTTACTGTCTGCCCTATTGACCGCTGCCCGAGGCAAACCGCTGCTGCTGGATGCCGACGCGCTTACTTTGCTGGCCAAGCCGTCTGCAATCCGACAACAGGCAGCGGAACACGGCAAACTGATCTTAACCCCCCATCCGTCCGAAGCCGCACGTTTGTTGGGCATTTCCACCGAAGCAGTGCAATCCGGCCGCGAACACGCCGTTCAAACCATCAGCCATACCTTCAATGCCGTAACCGTACTCAAAGGCAGCCGCAGCTTGGTTGCCGCGCCCGAGCAGCCCCTTTACACCAACACCAGCGGCAATGCAGGCTTGGCAACGGCTGGCAGCGGAGACGTGTTAAGCGGCATAATCGGCAGCCTGCTGGCACAAGGCATACCCCTTCTGCAAGCCGCACAAGCCGGCGTATGGCTGCACGGCGCGGCGGCGGACCTCCTGCGCGACAACGGCATCGGTGAAGCCGGTATGTTGGCCGGTGAAATTGCTCCGGCCGCCCGCTGGCTGAGAAACCGCCTGATTCATTCGTCAATCTGA
- a CDS encoding cytochrome b/b6 domain-containing protein, whose amino-acid sequence MKQKIKVWDLPTRLFHWLLAVAVVFMWYSAQAGGNLLVWHLRCGVLVLALLVFRICWGVWGSDTARFANFVRGPKQMLRYLKGGLSENEQPGHNPVGALMVLALLVAVAVQVTTGLFASDENTFTNNGYLNGWVSADTGSALRTIHIGFFNLLAALAAVHVVTILIYKFVKKHNLITPMLTGYKELEGKLPVLRFAGAGKFALAFTLAAAAAWLVANAA is encoded by the coding sequence ATGAAACAGAAAATCAAGGTGTGGGATTTGCCTACGCGGCTTTTCCATTGGCTGTTGGCGGTTGCGGTGGTGTTTATGTGGTACAGCGCGCAGGCGGGCGGCAATCTGCTGGTGTGGCACTTGCGGTGCGGAGTGTTGGTGCTGGCCTTGCTGGTGTTCCGTATTTGCTGGGGTGTGTGGGGCAGCGATACGGCAAGGTTTGCGAATTTTGTACGCGGGCCGAAACAAATGCTGCGTTATCTCAAAGGCGGGCTTTCGGAAAACGAGCAGCCCGGACACAATCCTGTCGGCGCATTGATGGTGTTGGCATTATTGGTGGCGGTGGCGGTGCAGGTAACGACCGGCCTGTTTGCGTCCGATGAGAATACTTTTACCAATAACGGCTATTTGAACGGCTGGGTCAGCGCAGATACGGGTTCGGCATTGCGTACAATCCATATCGGTTTTTTCAATCTGTTGGCGGCATTGGCGGCGGTACACGTTGTAACGATTCTGATTTATAAGTTTGTGAAAAAACACAATCTGATTACGCCGATGCTGACCGGTTATAAAGAATTGGAAGGCAAGCTGCCGGTATTGCGTTTTGCCGGAGCAGGGAAGTTTGCGCTGGCGTTTACATTGGCTGCCGCGGCCGCATGGTTGGTGGCAAATGCGGCATGA
- the ruvB gene encoding Holliday junction branch migration DNA helicase RuvB translates to MLQTDNLTAPQPQRIISAQNISSQEELLERALRPKTLEDYIGQRKAKEQLAIFIQAAKKRGEALDHTLLFGPPGLGKTTLAHIISRELGVNLRQTSGPVLERAGDLAALLTNLEPHDVLFIDEIHRLSPVVEEILYPAMEDYQLDIMIGEGPAARSVKIDLPPFTLIGATTRAGMLTNPLRDRFGIVSRLEFYENRDLATIVSRSAQLLQLEMGEEGAMEVAKRSRGTPRIANRLLRRVRDYAEVKNGGMIDAPTADAALSMLDVDHQGLDVMDRKFLEAVLYKFSGGPVGLENIAAAIGESTDTIEDVIEPYLIQQGFLQRTPRGRTATERAYAHFGLQYDK, encoded by the coding sequence ATGTTACAAACCGACAACCTGACTGCACCGCAACCGCAACGCATCATCAGCGCACAAAACATCTCCAGCCAAGAAGAACTTTTAGAGCGCGCCCTACGTCCGAAAACGCTGGAAGACTATATCGGGCAGCGCAAAGCCAAAGAACAATTGGCCATTTTTATCCAAGCCGCCAAAAAGCGGGGCGAAGCACTCGACCACACCCTGCTTTTCGGCCCGCCCGGTTTAGGTAAAACCACGCTGGCGCACATCATCTCGCGCGAGCTGGGTGTCAACCTGCGCCAAACCAGCGGTCCTGTATTGGAACGCGCCGGCGATTTGGCGGCATTGCTGACCAATCTCGAACCGCACGATGTGTTATTTATCGATGAAATCCACCGCCTAAGCCCCGTTGTCGAAGAAATCCTCTATCCGGCAATGGAAGACTACCAGCTCGACATCATGATCGGCGAAGGTCCTGCCGCCCGTTCGGTTAAAATCGATCTGCCGCCGTTTACCCTTATCGGCGCTACCACCCGCGCCGGTATGCTGACCAACCCCTTACGCGACCGTTTCGGCATCGTTTCCCGCTTGGAGTTTTACGAAAACCGCGATTTGGCCACCATTGTCAGCCGCTCCGCACAACTTTTGCAGTTGGAAATGGGTGAAGAAGGCGCAATGGAAGTGGCCAAACGCAGCCGCGGTACGCCCCGTATCGCCAACCGCCTGCTGCGTCGGGTGCGCGATTATGCCGAAGTCAAAAACGGCGGCATGATTGATGCCCCAACCGCCGATGCCGCCCTGAGTATGCTGGATGTCGATCATCAGGGCTTGGACGTGATGGACAGAAAATTTTTAGAAGCGGTTTTATATAAATTCAGCGGCGGGCCGGTAGGTTTGGAAAACATTGCCGCCGCCATCGGCGAATCGACCGATACGATTGAAGACGTTATCGAGCCGTATCTGATCCAACAAGGATTCCTGCAACGCACCCCGCGCGGCAGAACGGCTACCGAACGCGCCTACGCCCACTTCGGCCTGCAGTACGACAAGTAA
- the aspA gene encoding aspartate ammonia-lyase — translation MTFRIEHDLLGERKIPADVYWGIHTLRAVENFNISTQKIADVPLFVRSMVMVKKATAQANAELGAVPSAIAAAIEQACDEVLLKGRCLDQFPSDVYQGGAGTSVNMNTNEVIANLALEILGHEKGRYDIVNPMDHVNASQSTNDAYPTGFRLAVYYSIGEMLDKLRVLRDAFAAKAEEFKDILKMGRTQLQDAVPMTAGQEFLSFQVLLDEEILNLDRTRALLLEVNLGATAIGTGVNTPKGYAALVVEKLAAVSGLPCTLTPNLIEATSDCGAYVMVHGALKRTAVKLSKICNDLRLLSSGPRAGLKEINLPEMQAGSSIMPAKVNPVIPEVVNQVCFKVIGNDTAITFAAEAGQLQLNVMEPVIAQCMFETISLLGNASVNLAEKCVSGITVNREICERYVFNSIGLVTYLNPYIGHHNGDVVGKICAETGKGVREVVLERGLLSEEELDRILSPENLMNPHA, via the coding sequence ATGACGTTCCGTATTGAACACGACCTGCTGGGCGAGCGTAAAATTCCTGCAGACGTTTACTGGGGAATCCATACCTTGCGAGCAGTGGAAAATTTTAATATTTCTACACAAAAAATTGCCGATGTGCCGCTGTTTGTCCGCAGCATGGTAATGGTTAAGAAAGCGACCGCGCAAGCCAATGCGGAATTGGGTGCAGTGCCGTCTGCAATTGCCGCCGCCATCGAACAAGCCTGCGACGAGGTATTGCTCAAAGGCCGCTGTTTGGATCAGTTTCCTTCTGATGTTTATCAGGGCGGCGCCGGTACATCGGTAAATATGAACACTAATGAAGTGATTGCAAACTTGGCCTTGGAAATTCTGGGTCATGAGAAAGGGCGTTACGACATCGTAAACCCGATGGATCATGTCAATGCCAGCCAGTCTACCAATGACGCTTATCCTACCGGCTTCCGTTTGGCGGTATATTACAGCATTGGAGAAATGCTCGACAAACTGCGTGTGCTGCGCGATGCCTTCGCCGCCAAAGCAGAAGAGTTTAAAGATATTTTGAAAATGGGGCGTACCCAGCTTCAGGATGCTGTGCCGATGACGGCAGGGCAGGAGTTTTTATCGTTCCAAGTATTATTGGACGAAGAAATCCTCAATCTCGACCGTACCCGTGCTTTATTGTTGGAAGTCAACTTGGGGGCAACCGCCATCGGTACCGGCGTCAACACGCCGAAAGGTTATGCAGCTTTGGTGGTTGAGAAACTGGCAGCCGTCAGCGGCTTGCCGTGTACGCTCACGCCCAACCTGATTGAAGCCACTTCCGACTGCGGTGCTTATGTGATGGTACATGGTGCATTGAAACGCACCGCCGTCAAACTCTCGAAAATCTGTAACGACTTGCGCTTGCTTTCCTCCGGCCCGCGAGCCGGCTTGAAAGAAATCAACTTGCCGGAAATGCAGGCAGGCTCATCAATCATGCCGGCCAAAGTCAACCCCGTGATTCCCGAAGTTGTCAACCAAGTCTGCTTTAAAGTAATCGGCAATGATACAGCCATTACTTTTGCCGCAGAGGCAGGACAGCTCCAACTGAATGTGATGGAACCCGTTATCGCCCAATGTATGTTTGAGACCATTTCGCTGTTGGGTAACGCCAGCGTTAATTTGGCGGAAAAATGCGTCAGCGGGATTACGGTAAACCGGGAAATCTGCGAGCGTTATGTATTCAACTCCATCGGTTTGGTGACTTATCTCAATCCGTATATCGGCCATCACAATGGCGATGTTGTCGGAAAAATCTGCGCCGAAACCGGAAAAGGCGTGCGGGAAGTGGTCTTGGAGCGCGGTCTGTTGAGCGAAGAAGAGCTGGACCGTATTCTGTCGCCGGAAAATCTGATGAATCCGCACGCTTAA